The window GTGATTGCTACTTGTCCCGAAGCACAGTTACGCTGCACGGTGTAGCCAGGCACTTCTTTGGGAATGCCAGCCATCAACGCTGCTACCCGCCCTAGATTGGGTGCGTCGCTGAGCTGACCACAACAGCCAAAGATCACGTCATCAATCAGCGCAGGATCGAGCTTGGTTCGATTCAGCACCTCCTTGATCACTCGAGCAGCCAGATCTTGGGCGGTGATGTCTTTGAGCCCACCGCCGTGTCGTCCAATGGGTGTCCGTACTCCTCCGACAATGACAACTTCTTTCATCTAACCCTCCTTGGCATAGTTTTTTGGCTTTGTCTTATATTAACTGAGCACTGGCGACTTAAAAACAACCGGCAAGAGCCCCGCATGGGAAATGATTCCCGTGACGGATTCTTGCCGGTCATTGGGTAGATGCGATAAACTAAAACAAGGAGAAGTACTAAAGTGCACCTTCCTCCTTTCAAGCATCGTTGCTCATCTCCTCAGCTTTGCTCATCATTGTGGCATGACACGTTTGGAAAGCAGCAGTATTCTACAACAAATTCGTGAAAAAGGCAACTTGGTGATAGAATTCACAATCTCCCCCGGTGGGCTCTTTTGCTCACGCTTTCGCTGCGGTTACTTGCATCTATGCAAATGGAATCGGGCAAGAGCCAGCGCCTTGGCTGCTTTTGAGAATTATCTGTCATATGGTACAATGTAACATCCTCCACAGAAATTAGTGTGGCCGAAAGCAGGTTTTGAGTGTTTCTGGAGCACATATTATGCCTATCCGAATATTGCCACCCCAGGTAGCGAGCAAGATCGCAGCTGGGGAAGTGGTAGAGCGACCAGCCTCTGTGGTCAAAGAACTAGTCGAAAATGCCATTGATGCTGGCGCGACCGATATTCGCATTGAGCTAAGAAATGGCGGGCGCCGTCTTATTCGCGTCAATGACAACGGTTGTGGCATTCCCGAAGATGAGGCAGCTTTGGCTTTTGCACGGCATGCAACAAGCAAGATCTCCAGTGAACAAGACCTCTTGCGCATCCAAACTCTGGGCTTCCGTGGCGAGGCCCTAGCCAGCATAGCGGCTGTATCTCAAGTAACTATGCTCACCTCCGTACGAGATGGGGGAGCAGGCATCTTATTGCGTTTAGAGGGCGGCGAACTCGTACAAAGAGAAAAACATGCCAGTCGCCCAGGAACTGTGGTCACCGTGGAGAATCTTTTCTACAACACCCCTGCCAGGCTCAAATTCCTGCGTTCAGAAGCCACAGAAAGCAGCCATATTATCAAACTCGTCGGCGCTTATGCCATTGCCTACCCTGAATTACGCTTTACTCTGATCGAGAATGGCAAGCTAGTCCTGCAAACATCCGGCACCGGCAAATTGTACGATGTGCTGGTCAAAGTCTTTGGATTGGAGATAGCCCAGCAGATGCTGGAGATTCAACCGGAGGAGAGTGTGCCAAACCACGATCTCCCACCCCAACCTAGCAGCGAAGTGCGCGTGCAGGGGTATATTGGAAGCCCCAGCCTACATCGGGCTACACGGGATTACCAACTCTTTTTCGTCAACCGTCGCTGGATAAAGGATCGTTCGCTCAGCTATGCAGTCGAGGAAGCCTACCGTACCATTTTGCCAACTGGACGTTATCCCGTAGCCATTTTGAACATTACGATGCCACCAGCCGATGTGGATGTCAATGTGCATCCGACCAAGCGTGAGGTACGTTTCCGCGAGCCAAGAGGGGTCTTTGCCGCTGTCCAGCGTGCAGTGCGCTACACTGTGTTGCAACAATCTCCCGTGGCTACAGCGACTGGCCGACCTGCAGCAATGCTACCTCGCGAATGGGAGAGGTATCAACCACAACTTCTCAAGCCTCTTGCCTCGGAAGCAGGCCTTACCCCTGCACAGATGGCATTGGAGATACAACGCACTGCCGATGTAGAGCCAGCCATGATCAGCAGCGTTCCCATGTTGGAGCGGCTGCCTATGCTTCGTGTGCTTGGACAGGTTCGGCAAACGTACATCATCGCCGAAGGGCCAGATGGTCTCTACCTGATTGACCAGCACGCTGCTCATGAACGGGTCCTTTTTGAACAATTGCAAGCGGAGCATGCCAGCATGACTGCATCTGCACAGAATCTACTGCAGCCATTGCCCATTGAATTGCCACCTCACCAACGCAGCTTGCTGGATGCCATTTTGGAACCCCTGAGCGCGCTTGGTTTTGACATTGCACCTTTTGGTGGTGACACCTATCTGGTTCGTGCTATCCCCTCAACTTTACAACCAGCGGATGTGCCAGACGTGATCGCCGAACTGCTCGATGTGGCCAGCGAGGGACGTGACACAACTCTATCGGCCGAGCGTCTGTTGACCATCATTGCTTGCCACGGCGCAGTACGTGCTGGTCAGACCCTTACGCTAGATGAAGCGCGTGAACTGGTCCGGCTATTGGAAAAAACCACTTCCCCTTACACCTGTCCACATGGGCGGCCTACCATGATCCACCTGAGCTCAGCGCAACTAGAACGAAGCTTCAATCGGCGATAGGGTGAGCTGCTAGACACAGGTTTGACTAGAGCATGCCCTTATAAGAGGAGGGCTATATGGAGGATACTTTCTATCGAGATAGGAGCAAAGGGATCATTGCGGGCGTGTGCGCTGGCCTGGCAGAGTATTTCGGTGTCAGCCCAGTATTATTGCGCCTTATCTTCATTCTGGTCGCTTTGGCAAACGGACCGGCAGTATTATCTTATATCGTTTTGTGGATTATTTTGCCAGAAAGGTCAACCATTGGCTCTCCACAGCGGGAGACAGTGCGCGATAATGTGCGCGAGATGGGTGCGGAGGCACGCAGCCTGGGTCGAGAGCTGCAGGCAATGTTTGGCGGCGAGAGCCAAGCAGTTGGCTCAAGCAACCGCGTTATCTGGCTGGGCGCCCTGCTCATCCTTATTGGCGTGGCCTTTCTAGTGGACAGCCTTCACTTATTTAGCTGGTTCCGCCTAGATCAGTTATGGGCAA of the Chloroflexota bacterium genome contains:
- the mutL gene encoding DNA mismatch repair endonuclease MutL, coding for MPIRILPPQVASKIAAGEVVERPASVVKELVENAIDAGATDIRIELRNGGRRLIRVNDNGCGIPEDEAALAFARHATSKISSEQDLLRIQTLGFRGEALASIAAVSQVTMLTSVRDGGAGILLRLEGGELVQREKHASRPGTVVTVENLFYNTPARLKFLRSEATESSHIIKLVGAYAIAYPELRFTLIENGKLVLQTSGTGKLYDVLVKVFGLEIAQQMLEIQPEESVPNHDLPPQPSSEVRVQGYIGSPSLHRATRDYQLFFVNRRWIKDRSLSYAVEEAYRTILPTGRYPVAILNITMPPADVDVNVHPTKREVRFREPRGVFAAVQRAVRYTVLQQSPVATATGRPAAMLPREWERYQPQLLKPLASEAGLTPAQMALEIQRTADVEPAMISSVPMLERLPMLRVLGQVRQTYIIAEGPDGLYLIDQHAAHERVLFEQLQAEHASMTASAQNLLQPLPIELPPHQRSLLDAILEPLSALGFDIAPFGGDTYLVRAIPSTLQPADVPDVIAELLDVASEGRDTTLSAERLLTIIACHGAVRAGQTLTLDEARELVRLLEKTTSPYTCPHGRPTMIHLSSAQLERSFNRR
- a CDS encoding PspC domain-containing protein — translated: MEDTFYRDRSKGIIAGVCAGLAEYFGVSPVLLRLIFILVALANGPAVLSYIVLWIILPERSTIGSPQRETVRDNVREMGAEARSLGRELQAMFGGESQAVGSSNRVIWLGALLILIGVAFLVDSLHLFSWFRLDQLWAIALILAGIVLLSRALRNIRKE